From the genome of Solidesulfovibrio carbinolicus, one region includes:
- the plsX gene encoding phosphate acyltransferase PlsX, with translation MPNNKPRIAVDAMGGDFGPRMVVPGALHAAKAGQAEVILVGDQDAIAAELSRRDVKGLPISVVHASQVVEMDEKPSEAMRRKKDSSIQVACNLVRDGAADGLISAGHSGATLACAMFTIGRVPGVERPAIATFLPSERSHTVIADVGANVDCKPFHLLQFGVMASVLAKTMLGRENPVVALLSNGEEKGKGNQLAKETFDLLRASSLNFVGNIEGRDLFAGNVDVVVCDGFVGNVVIKEAEGLASSMGRVLKGELRRGFFGQIGTMLALNALKRFARLMDYTEYGGAPLMGLKGSCLICHGASNAKAMASAVRMAARFVAMEANSHLSEAVAANIDLTGPRRQAANEQR, from the coding sequence ATGCCGAATAACAAGCCGCGTATCGCCGTGGACGCCATGGGCGGGGACTTCGGTCCCCGCATGGTCGTCCCCGGCGCGCTGCACGCCGCCAAGGCCGGCCAGGCGGAAGTCATTCTCGTCGGCGACCAGGACGCCATCGCGGCGGAACTGTCGCGTCGCGACGTGAAAGGGCTTCCGATTTCCGTGGTCCACGCCTCCCAGGTGGTGGAGATGGACGAAAAACCTTCCGAGGCCATGCGCCGCAAGAAGGACTCCTCCATCCAGGTGGCCTGCAACCTCGTGCGCGACGGCGCGGCCGACGGTCTCATCTCCGCCGGCCATTCCGGCGCGACCCTGGCCTGCGCCATGTTCACCATCGGCCGGGTGCCCGGCGTGGAACGGCCGGCCATCGCCACGTTTCTGCCGTCTGAACGCTCCCACACCGTCATCGCCGACGTGGGGGCCAACGTGGACTGCAAGCCCTTCCACCTGCTCCAGTTCGGCGTCATGGCCTCGGTTCTGGCCAAGACCATGCTCGGCCGGGAAAACCCGGTGGTGGCGCTTTTGTCCAACGGCGAGGAAAAGGGCAAGGGCAACCAGCTGGCCAAGGAGACCTTTGATCTCCTGCGGGCCAGTTCGCTCAATTTCGTCGGCAACATCGAGGGCCGCGACCTGTTTGCCGGCAACGTGGACGTCGTCGTGTGCGACGGATTCGTCGGCAACGTGGTCATCAAGGAAGCCGAAGGCTTGGCCTCGTCCATGGGACGGGTGCTCAAGGGCGAGCTGCGCCGGGGCTTTTTCGGCCAGATCGGCACCATGCTGGCCCTAAACGCCCTCAAACGCTTCGCCCGGCTCATGGACTACACCGAATACGGCGGCGCGCCGCTCATGGGCCTTAAGGGCAGCTGCCTCATCTGCCACGGCGCTTCCAACGCCAAGGCCATGGCCAGCGCCGTGCGCATGGCCGCCCGGTTCGTGGCCATGGAAGCCAACTCCCACCTCTCCGAGGCCGTGGCCGCCAACATCGACCTGACCGGTCCCCGCCGCCAGGCCGCCAACGAACAACGCTGA
- a CDS encoding beta-ketoacyl-ACP synthase III — protein MTHTARIRGMGYYAPEKVLTNADLEKIVETSDEWITTRTGIKERHIAAPGETVSDMGAKAAQAALADAGMDANELTHIFLYTVTPDFYTPSAACLMQEKLGIRGKVAQDVNAACCGYIYGLEMARAVIALRPESKVLVAAAEVLTSRTNWADRRTCVLFGDAAAACVVTADAPPLGKAAVIDALLSSDGSLGHLLTIKGGGSGHPYKLGDAIDEDFFLQMNGPEVFKHAVRSMANVGRDLMAAHGLTRDDIDLFIPHQANLRIMEAVAKKLQFGPEQVMSTVARFGNTSASTIGIALVEARQAGRIPVGGKVLLGAFGGGFTWGAALLQF, from the coding sequence ATGACGCATACCGCCCGCATCCGAGGCATGGGTTATTACGCGCCCGAAAAGGTGCTTACCAACGCCGACCTTGAAAAAATCGTCGAGACCTCCGACGAGTGGATCACCACCCGCACCGGCATCAAGGAACGCCACATCGCCGCCCCCGGCGAGACGGTCAGCGACATGGGGGCCAAGGCCGCCCAGGCCGCCCTGGCCGACGCCGGCATGGACGCCAATGAGCTCACCCACATTTTTCTCTACACCGTCACCCCGGACTTCTACACCCCCTCCGCCGCCTGCCTGATGCAGGAAAAGCTCGGTATAAGGGGCAAGGTGGCCCAGGACGTCAACGCCGCCTGCTGCGGCTACATCTACGGACTGGAGATGGCCCGGGCGGTCATCGCCCTGCGCCCCGAGTCCAAGGTGCTGGTGGCCGCCGCCGAGGTGCTGACCTCGCGCACCAACTGGGCCGACCGGCGCACCTGCGTGCTTTTCGGCGACGCCGCCGCCGCCTGCGTGGTCACGGCCGACGCCCCGCCCCTGGGCAAGGCCGCCGTGATCGACGCCCTGCTGTCCAGCGACGGGTCGCTGGGACATCTGCTCACCATCAAGGGCGGCGGATCGGGCCATCCCTACAAGCTCGGCGACGCCATTGACGAAGATTTCTTCCTGCAGATGAACGGCCCCGAGGTCTTCAAGCACGCCGTGCGCTCCATGGCGAACGTCGGCCGGGACCTCATGGCCGCCCACGGCCTGACCCGCGACGACATCGACCTTTTTATTCCGCACCAGGCCAACCTGCGCATCATGGAAGCCGTGGCCAAAAAGCTCCAGTTCGGGCCGGAACAGGTCATGTCCACCGTGGCCCGCTTCGGCAACACCTCGGCCTCCACCATCGGCATCGCCCTGGTCGAAGCCAGGCAGGCCGGACGCATCCCGGTCGGCGGTAAGGTGCTGCTCGGCGCGTTTGGCGGCGGCTTCACCTGGGGAGCGGCCCTGCTCCAGTTCTAA
- a CDS encoding hemolysin family protein, which produces MSSVAFELAAVLALILANGFFAMAEMALVASRKARLDALAEAGSRRAKACLLLLAQPEAFLSTVQIGITLAGVLGSAYGGATLAPALATALAAIPMLAPYAETLSLACVVVPIAFLTLILGELVPKRLALTRPETLALAAAPVMNGLLVLCRPAVWLLGVATRGVLRLLGLGGEAGPSVTEEDIRGLLLEGRRHGVIEDAEHDIMERLLRLADRPLGVIMTHRSRADWLDVAQDEEALLDKLLTSPHTRFPVCRGDFSDVLGVVRAKDVLAGRIRDGRLDVAGHTAPAHFLPETMRGLDLLAAFRDTPGLKLALVVDEYGDVVGVVAAADVFADMVGELAGVGGPAEAAIARRADGSLLVDAATPMDEVAAALGLPRPWPEEFSSGTLAGFVLEHLGHIPAMGESFSAHEAVFEVVDMDGRRIDRVLVVPPSEEEEGA; this is translated from the coding sequence ATGTCTTCCGTTGCCTTCGAACTCGCGGCCGTTTTGGCCCTTATCCTGGCCAACGGCTTTTTCGCCATGGCCGAGATGGCCCTGGTCGCCTCGCGCAAGGCCCGGCTGGACGCCCTGGCCGAGGCCGGCAGCCGCCGGGCCAAGGCCTGCCTGCTCCTTCTGGCCCAGCCCGAGGCCTTTCTCTCCACCGTGCAAATCGGCATCACCCTGGCCGGAGTGCTGGGCAGCGCCTACGGCGGCGCGACCCTGGCCCCGGCCCTGGCCACGGCCCTGGCCGCCATACCGATGCTTGCCCCCTACGCCGAAACCCTGTCCCTGGCCTGCGTGGTGGTCCCCATCGCCTTTTTGACCCTCATTCTCGGCGAACTCGTGCCCAAGCGCCTGGCCCTGACCCGGCCCGAAACCCTGGCCCTGGCCGCCGCGCCGGTCATGAACGGCCTGCTCGTCCTGTGCCGCCCGGCGGTCTGGCTGCTCGGAGTCGCCACCCGGGGCGTGCTGCGCTTGCTCGGCCTTGGCGGCGAGGCCGGGCCGTCGGTGACCGAAGAGGACATCCGGGGGCTGCTTCTGGAAGGCCGCCGCCACGGCGTCATCGAGGACGCCGAACACGACATCATGGAGCGCCTGCTGCGTCTGGCCGACCGGCCGCTGGGCGTCATCATGACCCACCGTTCCCGGGCCGACTGGCTGGACGTCGCCCAGGACGAGGAAGCGCTTTTGGACAAGCTCCTGACCAGCCCCCACACCCGCTTTCCGGTCTGCCGGGGCGATTTTTCCGACGTGCTCGGGGTGGTGCGGGCCAAGGACGTGCTGGCCGGACGCATCCGCGACGGCCGGCTTGACGTGGCCGGCCACACGGCCCCGGCCCACTTCCTGCCTGAAACCATGCGGGGGCTGGACCTCTTGGCCGCTTTTCGCGACACCCCGGGACTCAAGCTTGCTTTGGTGGTGGACGAATACGGCGACGTGGTGGGGGTGGTGGCGGCGGCGGACGTGTTCGCCGACATGGTGGGGGAGCTGGCCGGCGTGGGCGGGCCGGCCGAGGCGGCCATCGCCCGGCGCGCCGACGGCTCGCTGCTGGTGGACGCGGCCACGCCCATGGACGAGGTGGCGGCGGCGTTGGGTTTGCCGCGCCCCTGGCCCGAGGAGTTTTCCTCAGGCACCCTGGCCGGCTTCGTGCTGGAGCACCTGGGCCACATCCCGGCCATGGGTGAAAGTTTCAGCGCCCACGAAGCCGTCTTCGAGGTGGTGGACATGGACGGCCGGCGCATCGACCGGGTGCTGGTCGTGCCGCCGTCCGAGGAAGAGGAAGGGGCCTAG
- a CDS encoding acyl carrier protein, which produces MSVAEKVKEIIVDQLGVDAAEVNPDAKFVDDLGADSLDLTELIMAMEEEFGVEISDEDAQQIQKVQDAISFIEKKKGE; this is translated from the coding sequence ATGTCTGTCGCTGAAAAAGTCAAAGAGATCATCGTGGATCAGCTCGGCGTCGATGCCGCTGAAGTCAACCCGGACGCCAAGTTCGTGGACGACCTGGGCGCCGACTCCCTGGATCTGACCGAGCTTATCATGGCCATGGAAGAGGAGTTCGGCGTCGAGATCTCCGACGAGGACGCCCAGCAGATCCAGAAAGTCCAGGACGCCATCTCCTTTATCGAAAAGAAAAAGGGCGAGTAA
- a CDS encoding antitoxin MazE family protein, whose amino-acid sequence MQASTTKQERYRARLREQGLRPLQIWVPDTRRPGFAAECRRQSQLVSSDPHEAEHLDFAAQAAATIEGWE is encoded by the coding sequence ATGCAAGCCTCAACCACCAAGCAGGAGCGGTACAGAGCCAGACTGCGCGAGCAGGGACTGCGGCCGCTGCAGATATGGGTTCCCGACACGCGCCGGCCCGGTTTCGCCGCCGAGTGCCGGCGGCAGTCCCAGCTTGTGAGCAGTGATCCCCACGAAGCGGAGCATCTGGATTTTGCCGCCCAGGCCGCCGCGACCATCGAAGGGTGGGAATGA
- a CDS encoding winged helix-turn-helix transcriptional regulator translates to MKTLPFPLGTEAQSARPLRGDVFATPCPSREILTHVSSRWGVLILVSLLDGTHRFSELRRRMGGVSEKMLAQSLKALVEDGFVRRVSYPVVPPFVEYSLTPMGHEVAQRVAALKDWIETNLDRVLASRKQHGEAVAS, encoded by the coding sequence ATGAAAACCCTGCCATTTCCCCTCGGCACGGAGGCCCAAAGCGCTCGGCCGCTTAGGGGGGACGTCTTTGCAACGCCATGCCCTTCCAGGGAAATTCTCACCCATGTGAGCAGTCGGTGGGGCGTGCTCATCCTGGTATCGTTGCTCGACGGGACGCACCGGTTCAGCGAACTGCGGCGCAGAATGGGCGGAGTCAGCGAGAAGATGTTGGCGCAGAGCCTCAAGGCCTTGGTGGAGGATGGTTTTGTTCGGCGCGTGTCTTACCCCGTGGTGCCCCCGTTCGTGGAGTACAGCCTCACCCCCATGGGCCATGAAGTCGCGCAGCGAGTGGCTGCCCTCAAGGACTGGATCGAGACCAATCTGGACCGCGTATTGGCGAGCCGCAAACAGCATGGTGAGGCAGTGGCGAGCTGA
- the glyA gene encoding serine hydroxymethyltransferase, which yields MEELLIADPEVGRAVCLEIDRQTGKLEMIASENFVSVAVRQAQGSVLTHKYAEGYPGKRYYGGCEYVDIAEDLARDRAKTLFGAEYANVQPHSGSQANMAVYFAAMQPGDTLLGMDLSHGGHLTHGSPVNFSGKLFNIVFYHVKKETGTIDYDEVERLAKEHKPKVIVAGASAYPRIIDFARFRAIADEVGAKLVVDMAHIAGLVAAGCHPSPIPHAHYTTSTTHKTLRGPRGGLILSSEDNGKTLNSQIFPGIQGGPLMHVIAAKAVAFGEALKPSFKLYQQQVVKNCQALAKGLIAHGFDLVSGGTDNHLVLVDLTNKDVTGKDAEHALDLAGITVNKNTVPFETRSPFVTSGVRIGTAALTTRGFTEADMEKVVTWIDAAIKAVGNETRLDEIRKEVEPFAKSFPLFAY from the coding sequence ATGGAAGAACTGCTCATCGCCGACCCCGAAGTCGGCCGGGCCGTGTGCCTGGAAATCGACCGCCAGACCGGCAAGCTCGAAATGATCGCCTCGGAGAACTTCGTCTCCGTGGCCGTGCGCCAGGCCCAGGGCAGCGTGCTCACCCACAAGTACGCCGAAGGCTACCCGGGCAAGCGCTACTACGGCGGCTGCGAATACGTGGACATCGCCGAGGATCTGGCCCGGGACCGGGCCAAGACGCTGTTTGGGGCCGAGTACGCCAACGTCCAGCCCCATTCCGGCTCCCAGGCCAACATGGCCGTCTATTTCGCGGCCATGCAGCCCGGCGACACCCTGCTCGGCATGGACCTGTCCCACGGCGGGCACCTCACCCACGGCTCGCCCGTGAACTTTTCCGGCAAGCTCTTCAACATCGTGTTCTACCACGTGAAGAAGGAAACCGGCACCATCGACTACGACGAGGTCGAGCGTCTGGCCAAGGAGCACAAGCCCAAGGTCATCGTGGCCGGGGCCAGCGCCTATCCGCGCATCATCGACTTCGCCCGCTTCCGGGCCATCGCCGACGAGGTCGGGGCCAAGCTCGTGGTGGACATGGCCCACATCGCCGGCCTGGTCGCCGCCGGCTGCCATCCCTCGCCCATTCCCCACGCCCACTACACCACCTCGACCACCCACAAGACCCTGCGCGGCCCGCGCGGCGGCCTGATCCTGTCCAGCGAGGACAACGGGAAGACGCTCAATTCCCAGATCTTCCCCGGCATCCAGGGCGGCCCGCTCATGCACGTCATCGCGGCCAAGGCCGTGGCCTTTGGCGAGGCCCTGAAGCCCTCGTTCAAGCTCTACCAGCAGCAGGTGGTGAAGAACTGCCAGGCCCTGGCCAAGGGGCTTATCGCCCACGGCTTCGATCTGGTGTCCGGCGGCACGGACAACCACCTCGTGCTGGTCGATCTGACCAACAAGGACGTCACCGGCAAGGACGCCGAACACGCCCTGGATCTGGCCGGCATCACGGTCAACAAGAACACCGTGCCCTTCGAGACCCGCTCGCCCTTTGTCACCTCGGGCGTGCGCATCGGCACGGCGGCCCTGACCACGCGCGGCTTCACCGAAGCCGACATGGAAAAAGTCGTGACCTGGATCGACGCGGCCATCAAGGCCGTGGGCAACGAGACGCGCCTGGACGAAATCCGCAAGGAAGTCGAGCCGTTCGCCAAGAGCTTCCCGCTTTTCGCCTATTAG
- the rpmF gene encoding 50S ribosomal protein L32 has product MAVPNRKISKSRKGMRRAHDHVPVPSVVLCSCGEPTLPHRICPSCGTYRGRQMLRKDDAE; this is encoded by the coding sequence ATGGCCGTCCCCAATAGAAAAATCTCCAAGTCCCGCAAAGGTATGCGCCGCGCCCACGACCACGTTCCGGTTCCGTCCGTGGTGCTGTGCTCCTGCGGCGAGCCGACCCTGCCCCACCGCATCTGCCCGAGCTGCGGCACCTACCGCGGCCGCCAGATGCTGCGGAAGGACGATGCCGAATAA
- the fabG gene encoding 3-oxoacyl-[acyl-carrier-protein] reductase encodes MSTALVTGGSRGIGAAVAKRLAADGFDVVITYVSKPEAAAAVVADIAAAGGKASALALDTGDAAAVTAFFAEHFKGVDLHVLVNNAGITRDGLIMRMKDEDFADVIRVNLVGAFTCLREAAKIMIKRRAGRIINITSVVGQSGNASQANYASAKAGLIGLTKAAALELAARNITVNAVAPGFVETDMTAVLPDAVKTSFAERIPLKRACAPGEIAAAVSYLASDDAGYVTGQVLGINGGMYM; translated from the coding sequence ATGTCCACGGCTCTCGTCACCGGAGGTTCCCGAGGCATCGGCGCGGCCGTGGCCAAGCGCCTGGCCGCCGACGGCTTTGACGTCGTCATCACCTATGTGAGCAAACCCGAGGCCGCCGCCGCCGTGGTCGCGGACATCGCCGCCGCCGGAGGCAAGGCTTCGGCCCTGGCCCTGGACACCGGCGACGCCGCCGCCGTGACCGCCTTTTTCGCTGAACATTTCAAAGGCGTCGATCTCCATGTGCTGGTCAACAATGCCGGCATCACCCGCGACGGCCTGATCATGCGCATGAAGGACGAGGATTTCGCCGACGTCATCCGCGTCAACCTTGTCGGCGCGTTCACCTGCCTGCGCGAGGCGGCCAAGATCATGATCAAGCGCCGGGCCGGACGCATCATCAACATCACCTCGGTGGTGGGCCAATCCGGCAACGCCAGCCAGGCCAACTACGCCTCGGCCAAGGCCGGGCTCATCGGCCTGACCAAGGCCGCCGCCCTGGAGCTTGCCGCCCGCAACATCACGGTCAACGCCGTGGCCCCGGGCTTTGTGGAAACCGACATGACCGCTGTTTTGCCGGACGCCGTCAAGACGTCCTTTGCCGAACGCATCCCCTTAAAGCGCGCCTGCGCCCCCGGGGAAATCGCCGCTGCCGTCAGCTACCTGGCCAGCGACGACGCCGGATACGTCACCGGCCAGGTGCTCGGCATAAACGGCGGCATGTACATGTAA
- a CDS encoding type II toxin-antitoxin system PemK/MazF family toxin, producing MKRGDVVTVSLAGDYGKPRPALVIQSDLFAEHASVTLLPITSHRVDGAPLLRFDVAANAANGLRKPSQVMIDKAHTVPRDKVGAPFGRLDDGLMLEITRALSVLLGIA from the coding sequence ATGAAACGCGGCGACGTGGTGACCGTTTCCCTGGCCGGCGACTACGGGAAGCCGCGCCCGGCCCTGGTCATCCAGTCCGATCTGTTTGCCGAACACGCTTCGGTGACGCTGTTGCCCATTACCAGCCACCGGGTGGACGGCGCGCCCTTGCTGCGTTTTGACGTTGCCGCAAACGCGGCGAACGGACTGCGCAAACCCTCCCAAGTCATGATCGACAAGGCCCATACCGTGCCGCGCGACAAGGTTGGCGCGCCCTTTGGCCGCCTGGATGACGGGCTGATGCTGGAAATCACCCGGGCGCTTTCAGTCTTATTGGGGATCGCCTGA
- the rpmB gene encoding 50S ribosomal protein L28: MAKICDHCGKKPQSGNNVSHANNKSKRRFEPNLVSVRAQLPSGEVKTVTVCTRCLRSGAVVKPVAKHA, encoded by the coding sequence ATGGCCAAGATTTGCGATCATTGCGGCAAAAAGCCCCAGTCCGGCAACAACGTCAGCCACGCCAACAACAAAAGCAAGCGCCGTTTCGAGCCCAATCTCGTCAGCGTGCGCGCCCAGCTGCCCTCGGGCGAGGTGAAGACCGTCACCGTGTGCACCCGCTGCCTGCGTTCCGGCGCGGTGGTCAAGCCCGTGGCCAAGCACGCCTAG
- a CDS encoding SDR family oxidoreductase → MIAITGATGQLGRLVISILLESVPANELVAVVRTPDKAVDLAALGVQVRRGDYTLPDTLADALAGVDKLLLISSSEIGQRVAQHANAIAAAKSAGVQLLAYTSILHADSTPLGLGDEHRQTEALLAQSGLPFVLLRNGWYTENYAASIPAALQYGVLLGCASEGRIASAARADYGAAAAAVLLSQGQAGKIYELAGDASYTLSDFAAEIAKQSGKPVAYQDMPPADFAAALKHAGLPEGLADLLADSDAGASRGGLFDDSRTLSTLIGRPTTPMAEVIRKALAV, encoded by the coding sequence ATGATCGCCATTACTGGAGCCACCGGCCAACTCGGCCGCCTCGTCATCTCGATATTGTTGGAGTCCGTGCCCGCAAACGAACTCGTCGCCGTGGTGCGAACCCCGGACAAAGCGGTTGATCTGGCCGCCCTTGGCGTGCAGGTGCGCCGAGGCGACTACACCCTGCCCGACACCCTTGCGGACGCCTTGGCGGGAGTGGACAAGCTTTTGCTCATTTCCTCCAGCGAGATCGGGCAGCGTGTGGCGCAACACGCCAACGCCATCGCTGCAGCCAAGTCCGCAGGGGTGCAGCTGCTGGCCTACACCAGCATTCTCCATGCGGACTCGACGCCTCTGGGGCTTGGCGACGAACATCGCCAGACCGAAGCCCTCCTTGCCCAGTCCGGCCTGCCGTTCGTGCTGCTGCGCAATGGTTGGTACACGGAGAATTATGCTGCAAGCATCCCGGCCGCCCTGCAATACGGCGTGCTGCTGGGCTGCGCCAGCGAGGGACGCATCGCGTCCGCCGCAAGGGCTGATTACGGCGCTGCCGCGGCAGCCGTGCTGCTCTCGCAAGGACAGGCTGGCAAGATCTACGAACTGGCCGGCGATGCCTCGTACACGCTTAGCGACTTTGCGGCGGAAATCGCCAAGCAGTCCGGCAAGCCCGTGGCCTATCAGGACATGCCCCCTGCTGACTTCGCTGCCGCCCTTAAACATGCCGGCCTGCCCGAAGGGTTGGCCGATCTGCTGGCCGATTCCGACGCGGGCGCGTCCCGGGGAGGCCTTTTCGACGACAGCCGCACCCTGTCCACGCTCATAGGCCGTCCAACCACGCCCATGGCCGAAGTGATCAGGAAGGCTCTGGCGGTCTAA
- the fabF gene encoding beta-ketoacyl-ACP synthase II, whose amino-acid sequence MTLNRVVVTGLSAITPIGNDLATSWANLVAGVSGAAPITRFDASAFDTRFGCEVKNFDEKPYIAAKLAKRLDRFTIYALSAAMMLMEDAGWKIPADEAELVSVIVGCGMGGIETLEATHSKLLEQGPSRISPFFIPTMIANMAAGQISIATGARGSNVCTTSACASGLHGIGYAYSDIKLGRAVAAICGGVESTITPLAVGGFNALKALSTRNDDPTKASRPFDAGRDGFVIGEGCGLLLLESLEHAQARGARILAEVAGFGASGDAYHMTAPPEDGSGMALAMKAALREAGMAPTEIAHINAHGTSTSLNDACETTAIKSLMGDHAYKVPITSNKSMIGHCLGAAGGIESVVSVKTIVEGVIPPTINYETADPACDLDCTPNVARKQAVANVLCNSFGFGGTNASLLFKAFAQ is encoded by the coding sequence ATGACCTTAAATCGGGTAGTCGTCACCGGCCTTTCGGCCATCACCCCCATCGGCAATGACCTGGCCACGAGCTGGGCCAATCTTGTCGCCGGCGTCTCGGGCGCGGCCCCCATCACGCGCTTTGACGCCTCGGCCTTTGACACGCGTTTTGGCTGCGAAGTCAAAAACTTCGACGAAAAGCCGTATATCGCGGCCAAGCTGGCCAAGCGCCTGGACCGTTTCACCATTTACGCCCTGTCCGCCGCCATGATGCTCATGGAGGACGCGGGCTGGAAGATCCCCGCCGATGAAGCGGAGCTCGTCTCCGTCATCGTCGGCTGCGGCATGGGCGGCATCGAGACCCTCGAAGCCACCCACTCCAAGCTCCTGGAACAGGGGCCGTCGCGCATTTCGCCCTTTTTCATCCCGACCATGATCGCCAACATGGCCGCCGGCCAGATCTCCATCGCCACCGGCGCGCGCGGCTCCAACGTCTGCACCACCTCGGCCTGCGCCTCGGGACTGCACGGCATCGGCTACGCCTATTCCGACATCAAGCTCGGACGGGCCGTGGCCGCCATCTGCGGCGGCGTCGAATCCACCATCACGCCCCTGGCCGTGGGCGGATTCAACGCCCTCAAGGCCCTGTCCACCCGCAACGACGATCCCACCAAGGCCTCGCGTCCCTTCGACGCCGGCCGCGACGGCTTCGTCATCGGCGAGGGCTGCGGCCTGCTGCTGCTGGAATCCCTGGAGCATGCCCAGGCTCGCGGGGCGCGCATCCTGGCCGAAGTGGCCGGGTTTGGCGCGTCAGGCGACGCCTACCACATGACCGCCCCGCCCGAGGACGGCTCCGGCATGGCGCTCGCCATGAAGGCCGCCCTGCGCGAGGCCGGCATGGCCCCGACCGAAATCGCCCACATCAATGCCCATGGCACCTCCACGTCGCTCAACGACGCCTGCGAGACCACGGCCATCAAGTCGTTGATGGGCGACCACGCCTACAAGGTGCCCATCACCTCCAACAAGTCCATGATCGGGCATTGCCTGGGCGCGGCCGGCGGCATCGAGTCGGTCGTCAGCGTCAAGACCATCGTGGAGGGCGTCATCCCGCCCACCATCAATTACGAGACGGCCGATCCGGCCTGCGACCTGGACTGCACGCCCAACGTGGCGCGCAAGCAGGCCGTGGCCAACGTGTTGTGCAATTCCTTCGGGTTTGGCGGCACCAACGCCAGCCTGCTCTTCAAGGCCTTCGCCCAATAG
- a CDS encoding YceD family protein, with protein MSELWLDITDVPASGREFSFSDQSLWTGPIAEFALPYRLDLPGTGLAATFTVTPQGRGVLVAGTLSGKTVTPCDRCAEDVTLDVATRFDLFEDAPLEGEKSLEPGLLRRRGKVLELDAGSLLWEQFLLSLPVKPLCDENCQGLCPSCGKRLADGPCGCQAETGDPRLAVLRNLKVPRGSN; from the coding sequence ATGTCCGAATTATGGCTCGATATCACCGACGTCCCGGCAAGTGGCCGGGAATTTTCATTTTCCGACCAGAGCCTGTGGACCGGCCCCATCGCGGAATTCGCCCTGCCCTACCGTCTGGACCTCCCGGGAACCGGCCTTGCCGCCACGTTCACCGTGACGCCCCAGGGTCGGGGCGTGCTCGTGGCCGGAACGCTGTCCGGCAAGACGGTCACCCCGTGCGACCGCTGCGCCGAGGACGTGACCCTGGACGTCGCCACGCGCTTCGACCTGTTCGAGGACGCGCCCCTTGAGGGCGAGAAATCCCTCGAACCGGGGCTTCTGCGCCGCCGGGGCAAGGTGCTGGAACTCGACGCCGGCAGCTTGCTGTGGGAACAGTTCCTGCTGTCCCTGCCGGTCAAGCCCCTTTGCGACGAAAACTGCCAGGGGCTTTGTCCCAGCTGCGGCAAACGCCTGGCCGACGGCCCCTGCGGCTGCCAGGCCGAAACCGGCGATCCCAGGCTCGCCGTGCTGCGCAATTTGAAGGTTCCGCGCGGCTCCAACTAG